A single genomic interval of Dromiciops gliroides isolate mDroGli1 chromosome 1, mDroGli1.pri, whole genome shotgun sequence harbors:
- the FEM1A gene encoding protein fem-1 homolog A, translating to MDLRTAVYNAARDGKLQLLQKLLSGRSREELDELTGEPAAGAAGGPAAGGTPLLIAARYGHLDVVEYLVDRCGASVEAGGSVHFDGETIEGAPPLWAASAAGHLGVVQSLLRRGASVNRTTRTNSTPLRAACFDGHLDVVRYLVGEHQADLEVANRHGHTCLMISCYKGHREIARYLLEQGAQVNRRSAKGNTALHDCAESGSLEILQLLLGCKARMERDGYGMTPLLAASVTGHTNIVEYLIQEQPTPEIQVQPKLPLPKEEAAGPSTSRGAEEAQSPEPYESCCPTSREAAVEALELLGATFVDKKRDLLGALKYWRRAMELRHQGGEYLPKPEPQQLVLAYDYSREVNTAEELEALITDPDEMRMQALLIRERILGPSHPDTSYYIRYRGAVYADSGNFERCIHLWKYALDMQQSNLEPLSPMTASSFLSFAELFSYVLQDRTTKGSLGTQIGFADLMGVLSKGVREVERALQHPKDPGDSSQFTKALAIILHLIYLLEKVECTPEQEHLKRQTVYRLLKCSPRGKNGFTPLHMAVDKDTTAVGRYPVGKFPSLHVVNVLLECGADPDSRDFDNNTPLHIAAQNNCPLIMSALMEAGAHMDATNAFKKTAYELLDEKLLSKSTMQPFNYITLQCLAARALDKHKVPYKGFIPEELEAFIELH from the coding sequence ATGGATCTGCGCACTGCAGTGTACAACGCGGCTCGCGATGGCAAGCTGCAGCTACTGCAGAAGTTGCTGAGCGGCCGCAGCCGTGAGGAGTTGGACGAGCTGACTGGCGAGCCGGCGGCTGGGGCAGCCGGGGGTCCAGCCGCCGGGGGCACACCGCTGCTCATCGCCGCCCGCTACGGCCATCTGGATGTGGTGGAATACCTGGTGGACCGCTGCGGCGCCAGTGTGGAGGCAGGCGGCTCGGTGCATTTCGACGGGGAGACGATCGAGGGCGCGCCGCCGCTGTGGGCTGCCTCCGCCGCCGGGCATCTGGGCGTGGTGCAGAGCCTGCTGCGGCGCGGCGCCTCCGTGAACCGCACCACCCGCACCAACTCCACACCGCTGCGGGCAGCCTGCTTTGACGGGCACCTGGATGTGGTGCGCTACCTGGTGGGCGAGCACCAGGCCGACCTGGAGGTGGCCAACCGGCACGGACACACCTGCCTCATGATCTCTTGCTACAAGGGCCACCGCGAGATCGCGCGCTACCTGCTGGAGCAGGGCGCGCAGGTAAACCGGCGCAGCGCCAAGGGCAACACGGCTCTGCACGACTGCGCCGAGTCCGGAAGCCTGGAGATCCTGCAGCTGTTGCTGGGTTGTAAGGCGCGCATGGAGCGGGACGGCTATGGCATGACCCCGCTGCTGGCCGCCAGCGTCACGGGCCACACCAACATCGTGGAGTACCTCATCCAGGAGCAGCCCACCCCAGAGATCCAAGTCCAGCCAAAGCTGCCACTGCCCAAGGAGGAAGCCGCCGGCCCCAGCACCAGCCGGGGGGCGGAGGAGGCCCAGTCACCGGAGCCTTATGAGAGCTGCTGCCCCACCAGCCGAGAAGCCGCAGTGGAGGCCTTGGAGTTGCTGGGGGCCACGTTCGTAGACAAAAAGAGGGACCTACTGGGCGCCCTCAAGTACTGGAGGAGGGCCATGGAGCTGCGGCACCAGGGTGGGGAGTATCTGCCCAAGCCAGAGCCTCAGCAGCTAGTCCTGGCTTATGATTATTCCAGAGAAGTGAATACAGCAGAAGAACTAGAAGCCCTTATTACCGACCCTGACGAAATGAGGATGCAGGCATTGTTGATCCGGGAGCGCATCCTGGGACCTTCCCATCCTGACACTTCCTACTACATTCGCTATAGAGGGGCAGTGTACGCAGACTCGGGCAACTTTGAAAGGTGCATCCACTTGTGGAAGTACGCCCTAGACATGCAACAGAGCAACCTAGAACCTCTGAGCCCCATGACAGCTAGCAGCTTCCTTTCTTTTGCAGAACTCTTCTCCTATGTGCTGCAGGACCGAACCACCAAGGGTAGCCTGGGGACCCAGATTGGCTTCGCTGACCTCATGGGTGTGCTCAGTAAAGGAGTGCGAGAAGTAGAGAGGGCACTGCAGCACCCCAAAGACCCTGGTGACTCATCACAGTTCACCAAAGCCCTAGCTATCATTCTCCACCTAATATATCTTTTGGAAAAAGTAGAGTGTACCCCAGAACAAGAGCACCTCAAACGTCAGACTGTCTACAGGCTTCTCAAATGCAGTCCCCGGGGCAAGAATGGTTTTACCCCTTTGCATATGGCTGTGGACAAGGACACAACCGCTGTGGGCCGCTACCCAGTGGGCAAGTTCCCTTCCCTGCACGTGGTGAATGTGTTATTAGAATGTGGGGCTGACCCAGACAGCAGGGACTTTGACAACAACACCCCATTGCACATAGCTGCCCAAAACAACTGTCCCCTGATCATGAGTGCCCTGATGGAGGCTGGTGCCCACATGGATGCAACTAATGCCTTCAAGAAAACCGCCTACGAGCTGCTGGATGAAAAGCTGCTCAGCAAGAGTACCATGCAGCCCTTCAACTACATTACCCTCCAGTGCCTTGCAGCCCGTGCCCTAGACAAGCACAAGGTCCCGTACAAGGGCTTCATCCCTGAAGAACTGGAGGCTTTCATTGAACTGCactga